One Acidobacteriota bacterium DNA window includes the following coding sequences:
- a CDS encoding DUF1801 domain-containing protein — protein sequence MASSGNRRQSIYRWANLLRFCGLLQQGIEVAHTIFDCLVEWFKYCSELWGIMMKTNQTTPKNIDEYIAGFPDDIQRLLENIRQTIRKAAPKAQEAIKYRMPTFTLNGNLVHFAAFKNHIGFYPTPGAIEQFKAELSAYENSKGAVRFPLNKPIPFALISKMVKFRVKENLEKAAAKGKK from the coding sequence TTGGCGAGTTCAGGAAATAGAAGACAATCTATCTATAGATGGGCTAACTTACTTCGATTTTGTGGGCTACTACAACAAGGAATTGAAGTAGCTCACACCATCTTTGATTGTCTGGTTGAATGGTTCAAGTATTGCTCGGAATTATGGGGAATTATGATGAAAACGAATCAAACAACGCCTAAAAACATTGATGAGTATATTGCCGGCTTCCCTGATGATATTCAGCGGCTTCTCGAAAACATCAGACAGACTATTCGCAAAGCTGCGCCGAAAGCCCAAGAAGCCATTAAATATCGTATGCCGACTTTTACTTTAAACGGCAATCTGGTGCATTTTGCGGCGTTCAAAAATCATATCGGGTTTTATCCAACGCCAGGCGCGATTGAGCAATTCAAAGCGGAATTATCGGCTTACGAAAATTCAAAAGGCGCAGTGAGATTTCCTTTGAATAAACCGATACCTTTCGCTCTGATCAGCAAAATGGTGAAATTCAGAGTAAAAGAAAATCTTGAAAAAGCTGCGGCAAAAGGCAAAAAATGA
- a CDS encoding DUF1877 family protein, translating to MRKSVYGKTCSLRSVSDVAELRVDPQALKVFLAAPSQVDIHFYWQALTYLLTGISDGGAEPLCYLFKGGETIGQNEMGEVRYLNPEQVARFNAAIANISPDDFGEELYDLKTLDANHIYPERWQADGEDNDLLSNIRELYFYLQLFIKRTAEQGKGAVIAYQNTELYFEDED from the coding sequence ATGCGAAAATCGGTGTATGGCAAAACCTGTAGTCTCAGGTCGGTAAGCGATGTCGCCGAACTACGAGTCGACCCGCAGGCGTTAAAGGTTTTTTTAGCTGCGCCTTCGCAAGTCGATATTCATTTCTACTGGCAGGCCCTGACCTATCTGCTCACAGGCATAAGCGATGGTGGCGCTGAACCGCTCTGCTATTTGTTTAAAGGCGGTGAAACCATCGGTCAGAACGAAATGGGAGAGGTGCGCTATCTCAATCCCGAACAGGTGGCTCGCTTCAATGCCGCCATCGCCAACATCAGCCCTGATGATTTCGGCGAAGAGTTATATGACCTCAAAACGCTTGACGCAAATCATATCTACCCTGAACGCTGGCAAGCGGACGGCGAAGATAACGACCTGCTCAGCAATATTCGCGAGCTGTATTTTTATCTTCAACTCTTCATCAAGCGCACCGCCGAGCAAGGCAAAGGCGCAGTCATCGCTTATCAAAATACCGAGCTTTATTTTGAGGATGAGGATTAA
- a CDS encoding DUF420 domain-containing protein, which produces MMNYPNLNLVVQIVMGLALLVGWALARKKNYTAHKYCQSSVMLLNLVMIFLVMSPSFHRQVQPQIPQGLNDPYYLVALIHAGLGTIAELLGLYIVLVAATNLVPKKLRFDNYKPWMRTELALWWAVLLFGFGVYYYWYVHQAPVQPTTSMTTTETQKTAPNKVTIKLTNFKFEPKEITVKAGTTVEWIDEIGKHTIEADDDAFKSEVLPVGGRFEHTFNAPGTFPYFCGLHGEKGGHDMAGVVKVEP; this is translated from the coding sequence ATGATGAATTACCCGAATCTCAATCTCGTTGTGCAGATCGTGATGGGGCTGGCGCTGCTCGTCGGTTGGGCGCTGGCGCGCAAAAAAAATTATACGGCGCATAAATATTGCCAATCGTCGGTGATGCTGCTGAATCTGGTGATGATTTTTCTGGTGATGTCACCTTCGTTTCATCGGCAGGTGCAACCGCAAATTCCGCAAGGCTTGAATGACCCCTATTATCTGGTCGCGTTGATTCACGCGGGATTGGGAACGATTGCCGAACTGCTGGGGCTTTACATCGTGCTGGTTGCGGCGACCAATCTGGTGCCGAAAAAATTACGCTTCGATAATTACAAACCCTGGATGCGCACCGAACTCGCTTTGTGGTGGGCTGTCCTGCTGTTCGGCTTCGGGGTTTATTATTACTGGTATGTTCATCAAGCCCCGGTTCAACCGACAACGTCGATGACAACCACCGAGACGCAAAAAACTGCGCCCAATAAAGTCACCATTAAACTCACCAATTTCAAATTTGAACCGAAAGAGATAACCGTCAAAGCGGGAACCACGGTTGAATGGATAGATGAAATCGGCAAACACACCATTGAAGCCGATGACGATGCCTTCAAATCCGAGGTGCTTCCGGTGGGCGGGCGTTTTGAACATACCTTCAACGCGCCGGGAACCTTTCCTTATTTC
- a CDS encoding 4-vinyl reductase: METLEKSLVVAGLESLKQIGGETLVQVLLGQPGMMDFTHPETLPEQIPLNEYLRYRDTLLEFLQESFSMVAFQTGQILMKKMNEEKAGQIKRLIEQFQYAANKLPAIGQAAVLAAKDNPGVVRATMRGESLLVITIDNCPECRELRRNTPFCYLNQGLLTEFADIFMGLRVKTQETKCIAMGDKWCEVEVSLL; encoded by the coding sequence ATGGAAACTTTAGAAAAAAGTCTGGTGGTTGCCGGGTTGGAATCCTTAAAGCAAATCGGCGGGGAGACGCTCGTACAGGTGCTTTTGGGGCAGCCCGGAATGATGGATTTCACCCACCCGGAAACCTTGCCGGAACAGATTCCGCTTAATGAATATCTGCGTTATCGCGATACCTTGTTGGAGTTTTTACAAGAAAGCTTCAGCATGGTGGCTTTTCAAACCGGGCAGATATTAATGAAAAAAATGAATGAGGAGAAAGCCGGTCAGATCAAACGCCTGATTGAACAATTTCAATATGCAGCAAACAAATTACCGGCTATCGGACAGGCGGCAGTGCTGGCAGCCAAAGATAATCCGGGCGTGGTGCGGGCGACCATGCGCGGCGAATCCTTGCTGGTCATCACCATCGACAACTGCCCGGAGTGTCGGGAACTCAGGCGCAACACGCCGTTTTGTTATCTCAATCAAGGGTTGCTCACCGAATTTGCCGACATTTTTATGGGACTGCGGGTGAAGACTCAAGAGACAAAATGTATCGCGATGGGCGATAAGTGGTGTGAAGTCGAAGTCAGCTTGCTGTAG
- a CDS encoding roadblock/LC7 domain-containing protein translates to MLSSSNTEIVHALQSLQETNPNIQAVALARIEGSVLESTSLSMVEKVQVGSTSAALLAIANKMCTYMRLGDAKQIQLKGDTGAVLLFRVGKSAILAVIINGETKLEAISAEAFRLASRLSVLV, encoded by the coding sequence ATGCTTAGTTCATCGAATACCGAAATCGTTCATGCGCTCCAATCTTTACAGGAAACCAACCCCAACATTCAGGCGGTCGCGCTCGCCAGAATCGAAGGCAGTGTCCTGGAAAGCACGTCACTTTCAATGGTCGAAAAAGTACAGGTAGGGTCGACCAGCGCCGCACTGCTGGCGATTGCAAACAAGATGTGTACCTACATGCGGCTGGGTGACGCCAAACAAATCCAATTGAAAGGCGATACCGGCGCGGTTCTATTGTTTCGCGTCGGAAAAAGCGCCATTCTCGCAGTCATCATTAATGGAGAGACAAAACTTGAAGCGATATCCGCAGAAGCTTTTCGTCTGGCAAGCCGCTTATCGGTTCTCGTGTAA
- a CDS encoding lysophospholipase, whose translation MNYIEEQRVVADKTKLYLRRYASANSPTEIVIVHGFGEHSGRYELLVEHLLAQGFSVTTYDHRGHGKSAGLYGHVDGFADYEDDLEFIVSAIYAEQQPKKLFLVGHSMGGLVALRYLMKPRANISGAVISAPLVEIAAKVPASKLLIAKISAKLLPRMRMQNEINPAVLSRDASIGKAYAADPLVGKMVSSRWFVEAVKAMNELQYQASQITLPLLVMHGTEDKLASCEATKKLFSQIRSADKELKIYEGYYHELFNEPEKQEVYERVSEWLNSRSG comes from the coding sequence ATGAACTACATCGAAGAACAGAGAGTCGTTGCGGATAAGACTAAACTCTACCTGCGGCGTTATGCATCGGCTAACTCACCAACCGAAATTGTCATTGTGCATGGATTCGGCGAACATTCGGGAAGATATGAACTGCTGGTTGAACATCTGTTGGCGCAGGGATTTTCGGTCACTACTTATGACCATCGCGGGCATGGTAAATCCGCAGGGCTTTACGGGCATGTGGATGGGTTCGCGGATTACGAAGATGACCTCGAATTCATCGTCTCGGCGATTTACGCTGAACAGCAACCGAAAAAACTTTTTCTCGTCGGGCACAGTATGGGAGGACTTGTGGCGCTCAGGTATTTAATGAAGCCGCGCGCCAACATTAGCGGCGCAGTGATTTCCGCGCCGCTAGTCGAGATTGCCGCCAAGGTTCCGGCAAGCAAATTACTGATTGCCAAAATCAGCGCCAAATTATTGCCGCGAATGCGTATGCAAAATGAAATCAATCCGGCGGTCTTGAGCCGCGATGCCAGCATCGGCAAGGCTTACGCGGCAGACCCGCTGGTTGGCAAAATGGTCAGTTCGCGATGGTTCGTCGAAGCGGTAAAAGCCATGAATGAACTGCAATATCAGGCTTCACAGATTACTTTGCCACTACTGGTCATGCATGGGACAGAAGATAAGCTGGCAAGTTGTGAAGCGACGAAAAAACTATTTTCACAAATTCGTTCGGCGGATAAAGAGTTGAAAATCTACGAAGGCTACTACCACGAGTTGTTCAATGAACCCGAAAAGCAGGAGGTTTATGAGCGGGTTTCCGAGTGGCTCAATTCACGGTCAGGTTGA